From Paucibacter aquatile, the proteins below share one genomic window:
- a CDS encoding vWA domain-containing protein has product MPWIRGLGLASLSALLLATAGCGRKAEPAAPAADAPKLESAAEDFTVLATSDLKDVEPLQEMVRKATGVRLKLKFGGTMESTEAVLSGEAKSDAAWFANAKYLLSSPQGQGRVKLQEKIMLSPIAIGVSESDARKQGWDRPDLKLTWKDIANAAKAGQLKYALSNPATSNQGFMALMGVVAAASQKSEALSAADVDRGAIADFLKGYKLPGDNSSYLSEQFILQQGPKVNAFINYESWLLSLNASGKLREKLTLIYPHEGVSTADYPFMLLNEAKRADYLKVAEYLKSEPAQLWLARQTLRRPIKPELNERVADVLPRQGLQVELPFSPDRALADGLIAAYLNEFRTPIASTFVLDTSGSMAGGGRRQQLVEALHYIAGADASLTGRIARLSNRERLWLLPFSDRPGELQPFELPAAGKAGRGVAEQADSEAKQQVLAQVRQTADELRMKGGTALYDAVYLALAQMLEQRNQHPGYQYSVVAFTDGEVNKGRSLAQFERDYQALPEDVRAIPVFVVVFGEANEAELKALVKTTGGRVFDARRTPLYSVFKDIRAYQ; this is encoded by the coding sequence ATGCCTTGGATTCGAGGGCTGGGCCTGGCGTCCCTGAGCGCGCTCTTGCTGGCCACGGCCGGCTGCGGACGCAAGGCCGAGCCGGCCGCGCCGGCTGCCGACGCACCCAAGCTGGAGTCCGCAGCGGAAGACTTCACCGTGCTGGCCACCAGCGACCTCAAGGATGTGGAGCCGCTGCAGGAGATGGTGCGCAAGGCCACCGGCGTGCGCCTGAAGCTCAAGTTCGGCGGCACCATGGAGAGCACCGAGGCCGTGCTCAGCGGCGAAGCCAAGAGCGACGCCGCCTGGTTCGCCAATGCCAAATACCTGCTGTCCAGCCCGCAGGGCCAGGGCCGGGTCAAGCTCCAAGAGAAGATCATGCTCTCGCCGATCGCTATCGGCGTCAGCGAGTCCGATGCGCGTAAACAGGGCTGGGACCGGCCCGATCTCAAGCTGACCTGGAAAGACATCGCCAACGCCGCCAAGGCCGGCCAGCTGAAGTACGCGCTTTCCAACCCCGCCACCTCCAACCAGGGCTTCATGGCCTTGATGGGCGTGGTGGCCGCCGCCAGCCAAAAGTCCGAAGCCCTCAGCGCCGCCGATGTCGACCGCGGCGCCATTGCCGATTTTCTCAAGGGCTACAAGCTGCCCGGTGACAACTCGAGTTATCTCTCCGAGCAGTTCATCCTGCAGCAAGGCCCCAAGGTCAATGCCTTCATCAATTACGAGAGCTGGCTGCTCAGCCTCAATGCCTCGGGCAAGCTGCGCGAAAAGCTGACCCTGATCTACCCGCATGAGGGCGTCAGCACGGCCGACTACCCCTTCATGCTGCTCAACGAGGCCAAGCGGGCCGACTACCTCAAGGTGGCCGAATACCTCAAGAGCGAGCCGGCCCAGCTCTGGCTGGCGCGCCAGACCCTGCGCCGCCCGATCAAACCCGAGCTGAACGAGCGCGTGGCCGATGTGCTGCCGCGCCAGGGCCTGCAGGTCGAGCTGCCTTTCTCGCCCGACCGGGCGCTGGCCGATGGCCTGATCGCCGCCTACCTCAACGAGTTCCGCACTCCGATTGCCTCGACCTTCGTGCTCGACACCAGCGGCAGCATGGCCGGTGGCGGCCGGCGCCAGCAGCTGGTCGAGGCCCTGCATTACATCGCCGGTGCCGATGCCTCGCTGACCGGCCGCATCGCCCGCCTCAGCAACCGCGAGCGGCTCTGGTTGCTGCCCTTCTCGGACCGGCCCGGTGAGCTGCAGCCCTTCGAGCTGCCGGCCGCCGGCAAGGCCGGCCGCGGCGTGGCCGAGCAGGCCGACAGCGAGGCCAAGCAGCAGGTGCTGGCCCAGGTGCGCCAGACCGCCGACGAGCTGCGCATGAAAGGCGGCACCGCGCTCTACGACGCGGTCTACCTGGCCCTGGCTCAGATGCTGGAGCAGCGCAACCAGCATCCCGGCTACCAGTACTCGGTCGTGGCTTTCACCGATGGTGAGGTCAACAAGGGCCGCTCGCTGGCGCAGTTCGAGCGCGACTACCAGGCCCTGCCCGAGGACGTGCGCGCGATTCCGGTGTTTGTCGTCGTCTTTGGCGAGGCCAACGAGGCCGAGTTGAAGGCGCTGGTCAAGACCACCGGCGGTCGCGTCTTTGATGCCCGCCGCACGCCGCTGTACAGCGTGTTCAAGGACATCCGGGCGTATCAGTGA
- a CDS encoding FAD-binding oxidoreductase, translating into MTEAPHPATALDWSPLLQRWQGQVFRPGERAEIGVGKQLAAAGRPLPTSALWLRARSECDVRRALDFLARHEQGFAVRSGGHCFADLSSHAEVVLDLSELRRMELNLQGLRAGPGVSAGEASAFLTSRGRLLPTGGCPGVALGGLALVGGFGLLGRSHGLVCEQVQALRVALPGGDLVEASAHHHADLFWALRGAGAGQFGVVTELLFDTQPAQALNVVHGRWSWDCAADVIEAWQTLAPAADPRVNLELSLSASDDPEDADEGPPLIELFGVVLAEAEEVPALLAPWRRALGSLAEALCEWRLPAAAAASYLCGRLDRRCEPAWQPSQPYREHGYQFTKSGFFAQRLPAGAIQDLLAHFAADRRYAQYRELELIPWGGAYTATSDQRPHADCAFSHREAQFMIRHTAVVGARSNAELRAHARRWAQASRATVAAAGNGRVYQGYADLELPQWAQAYYGADLPRLRALKSRHDPWLLMQHAQAIEPSFQDLPKG; encoded by the coding sequence ATGACTGAAGCGCCCCACCCGGCGACCGCGCTGGACTGGTCGCCGCTGCTGCAGCGCTGGCAGGGTCAGGTCTTTCGCCCGGGTGAGCGCGCCGAGATCGGCGTGGGCAAGCAGCTGGCCGCCGCGGGCCGCCCCCTGCCCACATCCGCGCTGTGGCTGCGTGCGCGCAGCGAGTGCGATGTGCGGCGTGCGCTCGACTTTCTCGCCCGCCACGAGCAGGGCTTTGCCGTGCGCAGCGGCGGCCATTGCTTTGCCGACCTGTCCAGCCATGCCGAGGTGGTGCTGGACCTGAGTGAGCTGCGCCGCATGGAGCTGAACCTGCAAGGCCTGCGCGCCGGGCCCGGCGTCAGCGCCGGTGAAGCCAGTGCCTTCCTGACCTCGCGAGGCCGCCTGCTGCCCACCGGCGGCTGCCCTGGCGTGGCCCTGGGTGGCCTGGCCCTGGTCGGCGGCTTCGGCCTGCTGGGCCGGAGCCACGGTCTGGTCTGTGAGCAGGTTCAGGCCCTGCGCGTGGCCCTGCCCGGCGGCGATCTGGTCGAAGCCAGTGCGCATCACCATGCCGATCTGTTCTGGGCCCTGCGGGGGGCGGGCGCCGGGCAGTTCGGCGTGGTCACCGAGCTGCTCTTCGACACCCAGCCAGCCCAGGCCCTCAATGTGGTCCATGGGCGCTGGTCCTGGGACTGCGCAGCGGACGTGATCGAGGCCTGGCAGACCTTGGCGCCGGCGGCGGACCCGCGCGTGAACCTGGAACTGTCCCTGAGCGCCAGCGATGACCCCGAGGATGCCGACGAGGGCCCGCCACTGATTGAGCTGTTCGGCGTGGTCCTGGCCGAGGCCGAGGAGGTGCCGGCCCTGCTGGCCCCGTGGCGCCGCGCCCTGGGCAGCCTGGCCGAGGCCTTGTGTGAATGGCGCCTGCCGGCCGCCGCCGCCGCCAGCTATTTGTGCGGTCGCCTGGACCGGCGTTGCGAGCCGGCGTGGCAACCCAGCCAGCCCTACCGAGAACATGGCTACCAGTTCACTAAATCCGGCTTCTTCGCGCAGCGCCTGCCGGCTGGCGCCATCCAGGACCTGCTGGCCCATTTCGCCGCTGACCGTCGTTATGCCCAGTACCGGGAGCTGGAACTCATCCCCTGGGGCGGCGCCTACACCGCCACGTCAGACCAGCGGCCGCACGCCGACTGCGCGTTCAGTCACCGCGAGGCCCAGTTCATGATCCGTCACACCGCGGTGGTGGGCGCGCGCTCCAACGCCGAACTGCGCGCCCACGCGCGGCGCTGGGCCCAGGCCTCACGTGCCACCGTGGCCGCCGCCGGCAATGGCCGGGTCTACCAGGGCTACGCCGATCTCGAACTGCCGCAATGGGCCCAGGCCTACTACGGCGCTGATCTGCCGCGACTGCGCGCGCTCAAGAGCCGGCATGACCCATGGCTGCTGATGCAGCATGCCCAGGCCATCGAACCCAGCTTTCAGGATCTGCCCAAGGGCTGA
- a CDS encoding ABC transporter ATP-binding protein, translating into MSGDALSPELERPYWRLQDEADAARPGGGGLSATRLLGRLAQAAVPLWQLLRAAAPRAGAGLLLSQLLVGAVSAAALLLSTRVLEPLLAGGSAAERLQAALPDLLGLAGLLALGLALESASARARAHLVPQLRRLAEERLFRASLQVDLAAFDDPGFYDQLHRARDRGVLHLEGALECALELLAGAIAVLAALLALAWLHALLPPLLLLVLMPQAWAVWSAARLQYASMATTVRLSRETEMMAELATQREAAAEIRAQQAPDFVIEAYARSADALRDHLVSLGLAEARRQSQGRWLAGAGLALTLAGLGLLLQAGALPLAAAGTAVLALRSASAALERLTRAAHELFEKSLYIADYQDFLRQAEQRRPACPQGALPAPAQPGTIRVEDLSFAYQPGRPVLQAINLEIQAGQTVALVGENGSGKTTLAKLLAGLYQPDRGRICWDGQDMAGFEAESRAERIAMVLQDPVRWPRSARDNVRIGRHTRPDPEDRALRAAARSARADEVVAGLPQGWDTVLSRYFRGGQDLSGGQWQRLAVARGLFRDAPLVIWDEPTAPLDARAEAAVYDSLRQLAAGRTVVLITHRLASVRAADRIFFMERGRLVEQGRHEELMALNGRYAELVRLQNRLHALPDTDMGATHD; encoded by the coding sequence ATGAGCGGAGACGCCCTCAGCCCGGAACTGGAGCGCCCCTACTGGCGCTTGCAGGACGAGGCCGATGCCGCCCGCCCCGGCGGCGGCGGATTGAGCGCAACCCGCCTGCTGGGGCGCCTGGCCCAGGCCGCGGTGCCGCTGTGGCAGCTCTTGCGCGCGGCCGCACCCCGGGCCGGTGCGGGCCTGCTGCTGAGCCAGCTGCTGGTCGGCGCGGTCAGCGCCGCCGCCCTGCTGCTCAGCACCCGGGTGCTGGAGCCCCTGCTGGCCGGCGGCAGCGCGGCCGAGCGCCTGCAGGCGGCCTTGCCCGATCTGCTGGGCCTGGCCGGCCTGCTGGCCCTGGGCCTGGCCCTGGAAAGCGCCAGCGCGCGGGCGCGCGCTCATCTGGTGCCCCAGCTGCGCCGGCTGGCCGAGGAGCGCCTGTTCCGCGCCAGCCTGCAGGTGGACCTGGCGGCGTTTGACGACCCCGGCTTCTACGACCAGCTGCACCGCGCCCGCGACCGCGGTGTGCTGCACCTGGAAGGCGCGCTCGAGTGCGCGCTGGAGCTGTTGGCCGGCGCCATCGCCGTGCTGGCCGCCCTGCTGGCCCTGGCCTGGCTGCACGCCCTGCTGCCACCCTTGCTGCTCTTGGTTCTGATGCCTCAGGCCTGGGCGGTCTGGAGCGCGGCCCGTTTGCAGTACGCCAGCATGGCCACCACGGTCCGCCTGAGCCGCGAGACCGAGATGATGGCCGAGCTGGCCACCCAGCGCGAGGCGGCGGCCGAGATCCGCGCTCAGCAGGCGCCCGATTTTGTGATCGAGGCCTATGCCCGCAGCGCCGATGCCTTGCGCGACCATCTCGTCAGCCTGGGCCTGGCCGAGGCGCGGCGCCAGAGCCAAGGGCGCTGGCTGGCCGGCGCCGGCCTGGCGCTCACACTGGCCGGACTGGGCCTGCTGCTGCAGGCCGGCGCCCTGCCCCTGGCGGCGGCCGGCACGGCCGTGCTGGCCCTGCGCAGCGCCAGCGCCGCCCTGGAGCGCCTGACCCGCGCAGCCCACGAGCTGTTCGAGAAAAGCCTCTACATCGCCGACTACCAGGACTTTCTGCGCCAGGCCGAACAGCGCCGGCCGGCCTGCCCGCAAGGCGCCCTGCCCGCACCGGCCCAGCCCGGCACGATACGGGTGGAGGACCTGAGCTTTGCCTACCAGCCGGGGCGGCCGGTGCTGCAGGCCATCAATCTGGAAATCCAGGCCGGCCAGACTGTGGCCCTGGTGGGAGAGAACGGCAGCGGTAAGACCACCTTGGCCAAGCTGCTGGCCGGGCTCTACCAGCCCGACCGAGGGCGCATCTGCTGGGACGGCCAGGACATGGCCGGCTTCGAAGCCGAGAGCCGCGCCGAGCGCATTGCCATGGTGCTGCAGGACCCGGTGCGCTGGCCGCGCAGCGCCCGCGACAATGTGCGCATCGGCCGCCACACCCGCCCGGATCCCGAGGACCGCGCCCTGCGGGCCGCCGCCCGCAGCGCCCGCGCCGACGAGGTGGTCGCCGGCCTGCCGCAGGGCTGGGACACGGTGCTGTCGCGTTACTTCCGCGGTGGCCAGGATCTGTCGGGCGGCCAGTGGCAGCGCCTGGCGGTGGCGCGCGGCCTGTTCCGCGATGCACCCCTGGTGATCTGGGACGAGCCCACCGCGCCACTCGACGCGCGCGCCGAGGCGGCCGTCTACGACTCGCTGCGCCAGCTGGCCGCGGGCCGCACCGTGGTGCTGATCACCCACCGCCTGGCCAGCGTGCGCGCGGCCGACCGCATCTTCTTCATGGAACGCGGCCGCCTGGTCGAACAAGGCCGGCACGAGGAGCTGATGGCCCTGAACGGCCGCTATGCCGAGCTGGTGCGCTTGCAGAACCGCTTGCATGCCCTGCCCGACACCGACATGGGTGCCACCCATGACTGA
- a CDS encoding toxic anion resistance protein, producing the protein MNSPSAPTSTATPAFQLQPPEVIHPVAAEATREAVPLKPELAQQVDAQVLQFIDALAREDLHSEAFKQRLDSAFALGKEEISNASSLMQGRFMNRNFAGIEDTPAYKAIAEIRAQLDELNPGADGDLLQPRKLLGIIPFGNKLEAYFRKYQSAAEQLKTSMGQLYAARDDMQKDVIDIEATRAKLWDAMQKLAAAARFAGALDSQLADKVQALELSDPQRAQALRQEVLFYARQNLQDIQTQQAVCVNGYLALDVLKKTGREMINGCTRVATTGMSALAVAQTVARATGNQIQVMEMLQGVNATIGNLISETGRALNQHVEQTTQFAQNPMLGIDKMKEMFNQTFQAMDAMDNFRAKAIDVMGQNNAILKTELARAETYVDRVRQQRAREAAGGQ; encoded by the coding sequence ATGAACTCTCCGTCCGCCCCGACCAGCACGGCCACGCCCGCCTTCCAGCTGCAGCCGCCCGAGGTCATCCACCCGGTGGCCGCCGAGGCCACGCGCGAGGCCGTGCCGCTCAAGCCCGAGCTGGCCCAGCAGGTCGATGCCCAAGTGCTGCAGTTCATCGACGCCCTGGCCCGCGAAGACCTGCACAGCGAAGCCTTCAAACAGCGCCTGGACAGCGCCTTCGCCCTGGGCAAGGAAGAGATCTCCAATGCGTCCTCGCTGATGCAGGGCCGCTTCATGAACCGCAATTTCGCCGGCATCGAGGACACGCCGGCCTACAAGGCGATTGCCGAGATCCGCGCCCAGCTCGACGAGCTCAACCCCGGCGCCGACGGCGACTTGCTTCAGCCGCGCAAGCTGCTGGGCATCATCCCCTTCGGCAACAAGCTGGAGGCTTATTTCCGCAAGTACCAGAGCGCGGCCGAGCAGCTCAAGACCTCGATGGGCCAGCTCTACGCGGCCCGCGATGACATGCAAAAAGATGTGATCGACATCGAGGCCACCCGCGCCAAGCTCTGGGACGCGATGCAAAAGCTCGCCGCCGCCGCGCGCTTTGCCGGCGCCCTGGACAGCCAGCTGGCCGACAAGGTGCAAGCCCTGGAGCTCAGCGACCCGCAGCGGGCCCAGGCCTTGCGCCAGGAGGTGCTGTTCTACGCCCGCCAGAACCTGCAGGACATCCAGACCCAGCAAGCCGTCTGCGTGAACGGTTATCTGGCCCTCGATGTGCTGAAGAAGACCGGCCGCGAAATGATCAACGGCTGCACCCGTGTGGCCACCACCGGCATGAGCGCCCTGGCCGTGGCCCAGACCGTGGCACGCGCCACCGGCAATCAGATCCAGGTGATGGAGATGCTGCAAGGCGTCAACGCCACCATCGGCAATCTGATCAGCGAGACCGGCCGCGCGCTCAACCAGCACGTCGAGCAGACCACCCAGTTCGCGCAGAACCCCATGCTGGGCATTGACAAGATGAAAGAGATGTTCAACCAGACCTTCCAGGCCATGGATGCGATGGACAACTTCCGCGCCAAGGCCATCGATGTGATGGGTCAGAACAATGCCATCCTGAAGACCGAGCTGGCCCGCGCCGAAACCTATGTCGACCGGGTGCGCCAGCAGCGCGCGCGGGAGGCGGCGGGCGGTCAATGA
- a CDS encoding PEP-CTERM sorting domain-containing protein has protein sequence MFTRTCSDSRRAAAPLHRLAVAAALICAAAGAQAEVFTGDTSNGAIWNRPFASFSGLSSAGTGVKYEVLPFTVSVTGAYDFLSTATASWDNFTFIYKDAFNPATPLVNGVVGNDDRPSIGLSGFNVNLTAGTNYFFITTGFDPSEFGAYSLNVSGPGSVITTPVPEPATYGLMALGLFAVAAAARRGRRAD, from the coding sequence ATGTTCACCCGCACCTGCTCCGACTCACGCCGCGCCGCAGCTCCGCTCCATCGCCTGGCCGTAGCTGCCGCCCTGATCTGTGCCGCCGCCGGCGCACAGGCCGAAGTGTTCACCGGCGACACCAGCAATGGCGCCATCTGGAACCGGCCTTTCGCCAGCTTCTCGGGCCTGTCCTCGGCCGGCACCGGCGTCAAGTACGAGGTGCTGCCCTTCACGGTCTCGGTGACCGGTGCCTACGACTTTTTGAGCACGGCGACGGCCAGCTGGGACAACTTCACCTTCATCTACAAGGACGCCTTCAACCCGGCCACTCCCTTGGTCAACGGGGTGGTCGGCAATGACGACCGGCCCAGCATTGGTTTGTCGGGCTTCAACGTCAATCTGACGGCCGGCACCAACTATTTCTTCATCACCACCGGTTTCGACCCCAGTGAGTTCGGCGCCTACAGCCTGAATGTCAGCGGCCCCGGCAGCGTCATCACCACCCCGGTACCTGAGCCCGCCACCTACGGCCTGATGGCCCTGGGCCTGTTTGCTGTGGCAGCGGCTGCGCGACGCGGCCGCCGTGCCGACTGA
- a CDS encoding type 2 lanthipeptide synthetase LanM family protein, with protein MASVPADAGEFDTVLACLIPSALDGLASQLREITGFQPAEAQVLLAATRELLLAQLHSKLSRLLVLELNAARVTGQLRAEDSESRWQEFLQYAATPEFWVGLWGCEQSPASCPYPDLRQRVQGLIEARCASAARFARRFARDRAGLSELLGQDCGALQALEFGAGDSHSGGETVALLRCQGGRLVYKPRSVAVDQALADFIAELQADLQARAEAPSSMRVPRVLRGADDDCGWSEFIPHRHAQGRAELLAFYRGIGHWLALMRLLSGSDLHAENLIAHGPNPVVVDCETLFTPKPTPIPSGLGAAADRAARLVGGTVLNVGLLPGRGMGLGWRGVDNSALGALPGQQPLLPQPDILQSGSDQAHIGHRLMEAPLAQNHPSAEPDLAEYWPQVLQGFEGLSRLLQALDQDGLLAPRLRRFEPCRIRVVPRATEVYAELARMLWHPVSLHRPAPAIERATDLLARAAAHLAMAPNDPDVIAAEVEDLCQGDVPCFSALAGQGRLQGPGGTHWLPAGNWVEEALQDWRAADFDLERHCIRAALVSAFINEGWMPAECSLTPQQLDLHGLDTRRRQQAAAIMRQLVATAILAPGERGHTEDPGPTVAWIAPVLSPTGWAVQPLDPDLYGGLSGIALLVAAYLAEQAAGRADPVPGLAALLPALVHSLHRAEDQRHAERFRQRGKTRPPAAGAYLGLGSQIWAWLMLAELAPRLLEPGGLRPQECLERACALAELLPEACAADDIHDVLSGKAGAIPPLLLLARRSGQARYLQMAVEIGDQLCAQARLEQRGGQTLACWTHSQWPEGMGGFAHGASGMAWALQQLARASGEARFAETAAAAQSFEDQLWSEEDGNWLDLRGLEGAKTAAAWCHGAVGIGLATLDLDPQAQQPQQAERVRRAAAASWRLGLGWNHCACHGDLGVWELMSRALDLGLAPAGLSHEQLLATLLGSLETHGPICGIARDVFVPGLMPGLGGVAYQLLRAHPDSRLPSILIPATA; from the coding sequence ATGGCGTCTGTTCCTGCAGACGCCGGTGAATTCGACACCGTTCTGGCTTGCCTGATCCCGTCCGCGCTGGACGGGCTGGCAAGCCAGCTGCGCGAGATCACCGGATTCCAGCCTGCCGAAGCGCAGGTGCTGCTCGCCGCCACGCGCGAGCTATTGCTGGCCCAGCTGCACAGCAAACTCAGCCGCCTGCTGGTGCTGGAGCTCAATGCAGCGCGCGTCACCGGCCAGCTCCGCGCCGAGGACAGCGAAAGCCGCTGGCAAGAATTTCTTCAGTACGCGGCCACGCCCGAGTTCTGGGTCGGCCTGTGGGGCTGCGAGCAGTCGCCCGCCTCCTGCCCCTACCCCGATCTGCGCCAGCGCGTGCAAGGCTTGATCGAGGCCCGCTGCGCCAGTGCCGCCCGCTTTGCCCGGCGCTTTGCCCGCGACCGGGCGGGCTTGAGCGAGCTGCTGGGCCAGGACTGCGGCGCGCTGCAGGCGCTGGAGTTCGGCGCCGGCGACAGCCACAGCGGCGGCGAGACCGTGGCCCTGCTGCGCTGCCAAGGCGGCCGCCTGGTCTACAAACCGCGCTCGGTGGCCGTGGATCAGGCCCTGGCCGATTTCATCGCCGAACTGCAGGCCGATCTGCAGGCCCGCGCCGAAGCACCCAGCAGCATGCGCGTGCCCCGGGTGCTGCGCGGCGCTGACGACGACTGCGGTTGGAGCGAGTTCATCCCCCACCGCCATGCCCAGGGTCGGGCCGAGCTGCTGGCCTTCTACCGCGGCATCGGCCACTGGCTGGCCTTGATGCGCCTGCTGTCCGGCAGCGATCTGCATGCCGAGAACCTGATCGCCCACGGCCCGAATCCGGTGGTGGTCGATTGCGAGACCCTGTTCACACCCAAGCCCACGCCGATTCCCTCGGGCCTGGGCGCGGCGGCCGACCGGGCTGCGCGCCTGGTCGGCGGCACCGTGCTCAACGTCGGCCTGCTGCCCGGCCGCGGCATGGGCCTGGGCTGGCGCGGCGTGGACAACTCCGCCCTCGGCGCCCTGCCGGGCCAGCAACCCCTGCTGCCCCAGCCCGACATCCTGCAGAGCGGCTCCGACCAGGCCCACATCGGCCACCGCCTGATGGAGGCGCCGCTGGCCCAGAACCACCCCAGCGCCGAGCCCGATCTGGCCGAGTACTGGCCGCAGGTGCTGCAGGGCTTCGAGGGCCTGAGCCGCCTGCTGCAAGCGCTGGACCAGGACGGCTTGCTGGCGCCACGCCTGCGCCGTTTCGAGCCCTGCCGCATCCGCGTGGTGCCGCGCGCCACCGAGGTCTATGCCGAGCTGGCCCGCATGCTCTGGCACCCGGTCTCTCTGCACCGGCCCGCGCCGGCCATCGAGCGGGCCACCGACTTGCTGGCCCGCGCCGCGGCCCATCTGGCCATGGCTCCCAATGACCCGGACGTGATTGCGGCCGAAGTCGAAGACCTGTGCCAGGGCGATGTGCCCTGCTTCAGCGCCCTGGCCGGCCAAGGCCGGCTGCAAGGCCCCGGCGGCACCCATTGGCTGCCCGCTGGCAACTGGGTGGAAGAAGCGCTGCAGGACTGGCGCGCGGCCGACTTCGACCTGGAGCGCCACTGCATCCGCGCCGCCCTGGTCAGCGCCTTCATCAACGAGGGCTGGATGCCGGCCGAATGCTCGCTGACACCACAGCAGCTCGATCTGCACGGGCTGGACACGCGGCGGCGGCAGCAGGCCGCGGCCATCATGCGCCAGTTGGTCGCCACCGCCATCCTGGCACCGGGCGAGCGCGGCCACACCGAGGACCCAGGCCCCACCGTGGCCTGGATCGCCCCGGTGCTCAGCCCCACCGGCTGGGCGGTGCAGCCGCTGGACCCGGATCTCTACGGCGGCCTCTCCGGCATCGCCCTGCTGGTGGCGGCCTATCTGGCCGAGCAAGCGGCCGGGCGCGCCGATCCGGTGCCGGGCCTCGCCGCCCTGCTGCCCGCCCTGGTGCACAGCCTGCACCGGGCCGAGGACCAGCGCCATGCCGAGCGCTTCCGGCAGCGCGGCAAGACCCGCCCTCCTGCTGCCGGCGCCTACCTGGGCCTGGGCTCGCAGATCTGGGCCTGGTTGATGCTGGCCGAGCTGGCCCCGCGCCTGCTCGAGCCCGGCGGCTTGCGGCCGCAGGAATGCCTGGAGCGGGCCTGCGCCCTGGCCGAGCTGCTGCCCGAGGCTTGCGCGGCCGATGACATCCACGATGTGCTCAGCGGCAAGGCCGGCGCCATCCCGCCCCTGCTGCTGCTGGCCCGGCGCAGCGGCCAGGCGCGCTACCTGCAGATGGCCGTGGAGATCGGCGATCAGCTCTGCGCACAGGCAAGGCTGGAGCAACGCGGCGGCCAGACACTGGCCTGCTGGACGCACAGCCAGTGGCCCGAGGGCATGGGCGGCTTTGCCCACGGTGCCAGCGGCATGGCCTGGGCCCTGCAACAGCTGGCACGGGCCAGCGGAGAGGCCCGCTTTGCCGAGACCGCCGCAGCCGCCCAGTCCTTTGAAGACCAGCTCTGGAGCGAGGAAGACGGCAACTGGCTGGACCTGCGCGGCTTGGAAGGCGCCAAGACGGCCGCAGCCTGGTGCCACGGCGCCGTGGGCATCGGCCTGGCGACGCTGGATCTGGACCCGCAAGCCCAGCAGCCACAACAGGCCGAACGCGTGCGCCGCGCCGCGGCTGCCAGCTGGCGCCTGGGTCTGGGCTGGAACCACTGCGCCTGTCACGGGGATCTGGGCGTTTGGGAGCTGATGTCGCGCGCCCTGGATCTGGGGCTGGCCCCGGCAGGCCTGAGCCACGAGCAGCTGCTCGCCACCCTGCTCGGCAGCCTGGAGACCCATGGCCCGATCTGCGGCATCGCCCGCGATGTCTTTGTGCCGGGCCTGATGCCAGGCCTGGGCGGCGTGGCCTACCAGCTGCTGCGCGCCCACCCGGACAGCCGACTGCCCTCCATCCTGATCCCGGCCACGGCATGA
- a CDS encoding VOC family protein, with product MSQISTCLWFDGRAEEAMAFYLDLIPGSRVVDVMHWGETGPGTPGSLLMARLELGGMSLQLLNGGPQYTLSPAVSLSVDCEDQAELDRIWGRLLDAGGKTLQCGWITDPWGLSWQIVPRPLPDWLRDPDPVVAARVMHAMFGMVKLEFEGLRRAYLGI from the coding sequence ATGTCCCAGATCTCCACCTGCCTGTGGTTCGACGGCCGCGCCGAGGAGGCCATGGCCTTCTACCTCGATCTGATTCCCGGCAGCCGCGTCGTCGATGTGATGCACTGGGGCGAGACCGGCCCCGGCACGCCCGGCAGCCTCTTGATGGCGCGCCTGGAGCTCGGCGGCATGAGCTTGCAACTGCTCAATGGCGGGCCTCAGTACACGCTGAGCCCGGCCGTTTCGCTGTCGGTCGATTGCGAGGACCAGGCCGAGCTCGATCGCATCTGGGGCCGCCTGCTGGACGCCGGTGGCAAGACCCTGCAGTGCGGCTGGATCACCGACCCCTGGGGCCTGAGCTGGCAGATCGTGCCCCGACCCTTGCCGGACTGGCTGCGCGACCCCGATCCCGTCGTGGCCGCCCGCGTGATGCACGCCATGTTTGGCATGGTCAAGCTGGAGTTCGAGGGGCTGCGGCGCGCCTACCTCGGCATTTGA
- a CDS encoding DUF6229 family protein: MSTTVTQHIDSEAAALVAQWRSQADGSNPAGPLFIGGEYAEADIVGDTSTISGKCGTACSGSRTRMCC; this comes from the coding sequence ATGAGCACCACTGTTACCCAGCACATCGACAGCGAAGCCGCAGCCCTGGTTGCCCAATGGCGCAGCCAGGCCGACGGCAGCAACCCGGCCGGCCCGCTGTTCATCGGCGGCGAGTACGCCGAAGCCGACATCGTCGGCGACACCAGCACCATCTCGGGCAAGTGCGGCACCGCCTGCTCGGGCTCGCGCACCCGCATGTGCTGCTGA